The following are from one region of the Candidatus Binatia bacterium genome:
- a CDS encoding cupin domain-containing protein, which produces MEGELEVAVAGETQTAGPGGVAIVPSNAPHSVRAVTDGRALVVDNGIRDDRPK; this is translated from the coding sequence ATCGAGGGCGAACTCGAAGTGGCCGTCGCCGGCGAGACTCAGACCGCAGGGCCGGGCGGTGTCGCGATCGTTCCGTCGAACGCGCCGCATTCGGTGCGCGCGGTGACCGACGGACGCGCCCTCGTGGTGGACAACGGGATCCGCGACGATCGACCGAAATAG
- a CDS encoding DEAD/DEAH box helicase: protein MDLPLAPSLQQAVRSSGYSTPTPIQSSAIPHVLEGRDVLGCAQTGTGKTAAFALPILQHLLETPQGARRRGAVRALVLAPTRELAAQIGESFGKYAQGSNLRHLVVFGGVGKEPQIRALKRGVEILVATPGRLLDLMQMGVVSLSSVDHVVLDEADRMLDMGFIHDIKRVMAKIPENRQTLLFSATIPKEIESMAGKFLNRPKRIAVDPVSSTCDPIEQSVYFVESASKSALLVELLQDGEIDRALIFTRTKHGANRLAQKLTKRSIPASAIHGNKSQSARERTLLGLRSGETRVVVATDLASRGLDVKGLSHVVNFDIPNEPENYVHRVGRTGRAGESGIAVSLCAPAERPYLQAIEKLTGRKLIRRSAESYGLPAPSAEDTREDAEVNRRRLSGPPAGRRNQGRNSKGGHARAKTGSGEPRRTSGARDEVAARKPRPGGSPSGPRKKTTAKARPVSHGTAKDPTHAPRGSKPPRRGGRPARARADR from the coding sequence ATGGACCTGCCGCTCGCACCTTCGCTTCAGCAGGCCGTTCGCTCCTCGGGCTACTCGACGCCCACGCCGATTCAGAGTTCGGCCATTCCCCACGTTCTCGAAGGACGGGACGTCTTGGGCTGCGCCCAGACCGGTACCGGAAAGACGGCCGCGTTCGCGCTGCCGATCTTGCAGCACCTGCTCGAAACGCCGCAGGGCGCTCGTCGCCGGGGCGCCGTTCGCGCTCTGGTGTTGGCTCCGACCCGCGAGCTCGCCGCCCAGATCGGCGAGAGTTTCGGTAAGTACGCGCAGGGCTCGAACCTTCGTCATCTCGTCGTCTTCGGCGGTGTGGGGAAGGAGCCTCAGATCCGAGCGCTCAAGCGCGGCGTCGAGATCCTCGTCGCTACTCCCGGCCGCCTGCTCGACCTGATGCAGATGGGCGTCGTCTCGCTGTCTAGCGTCGATCACGTCGTCCTCGACGAGGCCGACCGGATGCTCGACATGGGCTTCATCCACGACATCAAGCGCGTGATGGCGAAGATACCGGAGAACCGTCAGACCCTGCTGTTCTCGGCCACGATCCCCAAGGAGATCGAGTCGATGGCGGGGAAGTTCCTCAACCGGCCGAAGCGCATCGCGGTCGATCCGGTCTCGTCCACGTGCGATCCGATCGAGCAGTCGGTGTACTTCGTCGAATCGGCCTCGAAGTCGGCCCTTCTGGTCGAGCTTCTCCAGGACGGCGAGATCGACCGGGCGCTGATCTTCACGCGCACAAAGCACGGCGCGAACCGGCTCGCCCAGAAGCTGACGAAGCGGAGCATCCCCGCGTCGGCAATTCACGGAAACAAGTCCCAGTCCGCCCGCGAGCGGACTCTACTCGGACTTCGCTCCGGCGAGACGCGCGTCGTGGTTGCGACGGATCTCGCCTCCCGCGGCCTCGACGTGAAGGGCCTTTCGCACGTCGTCAACTTCGATATCCCGAACGAGCCTGAGAACTACGTCCACCGCGTCGGCCGGACGGGTCGGGCGGGAGAGTCGGGCATTGCGGTGTCGCTCTGCGCGCCGGCCGAGCGGCCGTACCTACAGGCGATCGAGAAGCTCACGGGTCGCAAGCTGATTCGTCGCTCTGCCGAGTCCTACGGTCTTCCGGCGCCTTCCGCGGAGGATACGCGGGAGGACGCGGAGGTAAATCGTAGGCGTCTGTCGGGCCCGCCCGCTGGAAGGCGGAATCAGGGCCGCAATTCGAAGGGCGGCCATGCGCGTGCGAAGACGGGTTCCGGCGAACCGCGGCGGACGTCTGGAGCGCGCGACGAAGTCGCTGCGCGCAAGCCCCGCCCCGGCGGTTCCCCTTCGGGGCCGAGGAAGAAGACCACGGCGAAGGCTCGTCCGGTCTCTCACGGCACCGCCAAGGATCCGACGCACGCCCCGCGCGGTTCTAAGCCCCCTCGTCGGGGAGGCCGTCCGGCCCGCGCCCGCGCGGATCGCTGA
- a CDS encoding enoyl-CoA hydratase-related protein: MPVKMQREGRVAVVTLDREAKRNAIDEEMTGAIDAALNELEDDPELWVGVLTGGTAVFSAGTDLSGGSGPLTPRGGEYGIIRRHRMKPLIAAVEGVAFGGGFEIAMCCDMVVASRAARFGLPEVKRGVVATSGALFRAPRALPLNVARELLLTGQEMDAGRAERLGFVNRVVEPGEALSVAVELAGLIAQNSPVSVRETMAAVDALVSADDDAGWATTEKAKDVVQNSQDAIEGISAFFEKRTPNWPGR; the protein is encoded by the coding sequence ATGCCTGTGAAAATGCAACGAGAAGGTCGGGTCGCGGTCGTGACTCTCGACCGCGAGGCGAAACGCAACGCGATCGACGAGGAGATGACCGGCGCGATCGACGCCGCGTTGAACGAGCTAGAGGACGATCCGGAGCTCTGGGTCGGCGTATTGACCGGGGGAACCGCAGTGTTTTCCGCCGGGACGGATCTTTCGGGAGGCTCGGGCCCGCTGACACCGCGCGGAGGCGAGTACGGAATCATCCGGCGCCACCGCATGAAGCCGCTCATCGCGGCCGTCGAAGGCGTCGCGTTCGGGGGCGGCTTCGAGATCGCAATGTGCTGCGACATGGTGGTGGCTTCCCGGGCTGCACGGTTCGGGCTGCCCGAGGTGAAGCGGGGTGTGGTCGCGACGAGTGGCGCGCTCTTCCGGGCTCCGCGGGCCTTGCCGCTCAACGTCGCGCGCGAGTTGCTCCTCACGGGTCAGGAGATGGATGCCGGGCGGGCGGAGCGGCTGGGGTTCGTGAATCGGGTCGTCGAGCCGGGGGAGGCGTTGTCGGTTGCGGTCGAACTGGCTGGGCTCATCGCCCAAAATTCGCCCGTCTCGGTCCGCGAGACGATGGCCGCCGTGGACGCGCTGGTGAGCGCCGACGACGATGCCGGCTGGGCTACGACCGAGAAGGCGAAGGACGTCGTTCAGAACTCGCAGGATGCGATCGAGGGAATCAGCGCCTTCTTCGAGAAACGGACGCCCAACTGGCCGGGGCGGTGA
- a CDS encoding carboxypeptidase regulatory-like domain-containing protein codes for MRTWWIGVWLVLVSAAVAQAYEETLVENGATLSGRVVFAGERPAPAFQPVLKNQDVCGDRIPDESLVVSEEGGVANALVEVVGVSAGKPRGLAPASLDNEGCAFVPRVQALVTGQSMEIRNSDPILHDAHAWLGSRTIFNLGLPEWRRVSHEFEESGLHEINCNVLHTWMKAWVFVADHPYVVVTGRDGRFSFEDVPVGRYEVRVWHERLGEKLRPVELGEAEAEVDFAFP; via the coding sequence GTGCGGACGTGGTGGATCGGGGTCTGGCTCGTGCTCGTTTCGGCGGCCGTCGCGCAGGCGTACGAGGAGACCCTGGTGGAGAACGGCGCGACGCTCTCGGGGCGTGTGGTCTTCGCCGGGGAGAGGCCCGCCCCCGCCTTCCAACCCGTTCTCAAGAACCAGGACGTGTGCGGAGATCGGATTCCAGACGAGAGCCTGGTGGTGTCGGAGGAGGGCGGCGTCGCGAACGCCCTGGTCGAGGTGGTCGGGGTATCGGCGGGCAAGCCTCGGGGCCTCGCACCGGCGAGTCTCGATAACGAAGGATGCGCGTTCGTGCCGCGGGTGCAGGCACTCGTGACCGGACAGTCGATGGAGATCCGCAACAGCGATCCGATCCTGCATGACGCCCACGCCTGGCTCGGGTCACGGACGATCTTTAACCTGGGACTGCCCGAGTGGAGACGGGTTTCACACGAGTTCGAGGAGTCCGGCCTCCACGAGATCAATTGCAACGTTCTGCACACGTGGATGAAGGCGTGGGTGTTCGTTGCAGACCATCCGTATGTCGTCGTGACGGGGAGGGATGGTCGGTTCTCGTTCGAAGACGTTCCGGTCGGTCGCTACGAAGTGCGAGTCTGGCACGAGCGGCTCGGTGAGAAGCTGCGGCCCGTGGAACTCGGCGAGGCGGAGGCCGAAGTGGACTTCGCGTTCCCGTAG
- a CDS encoding dihydroorotase, with the protein MSDRDLLVRGGRVVSPDSVTDADVWIEGGRVKAVGTRLAAPEGTPEIDAGGKLVLPGLIDPQVHFREPGNTHKEDLASGSLAAIAGGVTSFLEMPNTKPSTTTPELLTDKFERAKGRTHADHGFFLGASAENAEHLGEWEQAPGCAGVKVFMGSSTGSLLVADDETLERVLRSGSRRVAVHSEDEPRLIERYAAIQPGTPVTEHPNVRDVECAVRATRRLLDLVERTKRPVHLLHVSTAEEIALLRDRDLGELLTAEVTPNHLFLTAPDCYERFGSRVQMNPPVRVVRHRDTLREALADGTLSCIGSDHAPHAPDEKAKPYPECPSGIPGVQTILGLLLTAVRDGWLRLEDVARVSCSAPARVYGIQRKGGLAPGMDGDLVVVDADERGPLQREWLRSRAGYSPYEGAALAGWPLVTVLRGRIAYRDHAPVGAADGQPIQFG; encoded by the coding sequence ATGAGCGATCGAGACCTCTTGGTAAGGGGCGGCCGGGTCGTGTCGCCGGATTCGGTGACCGATGCGGACGTGTGGATCGAAGGCGGCCGGGTGAAGGCGGTCGGCACCCGGCTCGCGGCTCCCGAGGGGACACCGGAGATCGACGCCGGCGGCAAGCTCGTCCTTCCGGGCTTGATCGACCCGCAGGTGCACTTCCGCGAGCCCGGCAACACTCACAAGGAAGACCTCGCGAGCGGCTCACTCGCCGCAATCGCCGGTGGCGTCACGTCGTTCCTCGAGATGCCTAACACAAAGCCGTCGACCACGACCCCCGAGCTTCTGACCGACAAGTTCGAACGCGCGAAGGGACGCACCCACGCCGACCACGGCTTCTTCCTCGGCGCCAGCGCCGAGAACGCAGAGCACCTCGGCGAATGGGAACAGGCGCCGGGCTGCGCAGGCGTCAAAGTCTTCATGGGATCATCAACAGGCTCCCTCCTGGTGGCCGACGACGAAACTCTCGAGCGCGTGCTGCGGTCTGGAAGTCGGCGTGTCGCCGTGCACAGCGAAGACGAACCGCGACTGATCGAGCGCTACGCTGCAATCCAGCCGGGCACGCCGGTGACCGAGCACCCGAACGTGCGCGACGTGGAGTGCGCCGTCCGTGCCACCCGCCGTCTACTCGATCTCGTGGAGCGAACGAAGCGACCGGTCCACCTTCTGCACGTCAGCACCGCCGAAGAAATCGCACTCCTGCGCGACCGCGACCTGGGGGAACTCCTCACCGCCGAGGTAACACCGAACCATCTCTTTCTCACCGCACCCGACTGTTACGAGCGCTTCGGCTCACGGGTGCAAATGAACCCGCCCGTCCGCGTCGTCCGCCATCGCGACACGCTGCGCGAGGCGCTCGCCGACGGCACGCTCTCCTGCATCGGCAGTGACCACGCGCCTCACGCCCCCGACGAGAAGGCGAAACCGTACCCGGAGTGCCCGTCGGGGATTCCCGGCGTCCAGACGATTCTCGGCCTGCTTCTGACCGCCGTTCGCGACGGCTGGCTGCGGCTCGAAGACGTCGCTCGGGTGAGTTGCTCGGCCCCGGCGCGCGTCTACGGCATTCAGAGGAAGGGCGGATTAGCCCCCGGCATGGACGGGGACCTCGTCGTCGTCGACGCTGACGAACGGGGACCGCTCCAGCGCGAATGGTTGCGATCGCGGGCTGGCTACAGCCCCTACGAGGGCGCGGCACTTGCCGGATGGCCTCTGGTGACCGTGCTGCGGGGACGAATCGCCTATCGCGATCATGCCCCGGTCGGGGCGGCGGACGGCCAACCCATACAATTCGGCTGA
- a CDS encoding FKBP-type peptidyl-prolyl cis-trans isomerase → MIKDGSKVSIEYTLTLDDGSKVDSNAGGEPLSYTQGEGQIIPGLEKEMIGLAVGDTKAVRVVAQDGYGVSSPDAFKEIETSEVPEDARKAGAMLMAQGHGAPVRVHEVRGDKIILDFNHPLADKDLNFDVKVLAVE, encoded by the coding sequence GTGATCAAGGACGGCAGCAAGGTATCGATCGAGTACACGCTCACGCTGGATGACGGTTCGAAGGTCGACTCGAATGCCGGCGGCGAACCGCTCAGCTACACGCAGGGCGAGGGGCAGATCATCCCGGGGCTCGAGAAGGAGATGATTGGACTGGCCGTCGGTGACACCAAGGCGGTCCGCGTCGTCGCGCAGGATGGCTACGGAGTCTCCAGCCCGGATGCCTTCAAGGAGATCGAGACCTCGGAGGTCCCCGAGGACGCGCGCAAGGCGGGAGCCATGCTGATGGCCCAGGGCCACGGGGCCCCGGTCCGCGTTCACGAGGTCCGGGGCGACAAGATCATCCTGGACTTCAACCACCCGCTTGCCGACAAGGACCTGAACTTCGACGTGAAGGTCCTCGCCGTCGAGTAG
- a CDS encoding nitroreductase/quinone reductase family protein has product MPAVKKTFFTQLLWNLHPHIYRASGGKVLGKLGDNQILLLTTKGRKSGQPRTKALAYLTYGDASVVIGSFAGGPNHPSWWLNLLADPSAKIQRGAEVLEVRAREAEGEEREKLWSEMTAIEDGFNTYQEWTKRKIPVVVLDPV; this is encoded by the coding sequence ATGCCGGCCGTCAAGAAAACGTTCTTCACTCAGCTTCTCTGGAACCTTCACCCCCACATCTACCGCGCGTCGGGGGGGAAGGTTCTCGGGAAGCTGGGGGACAACCAGATCCTCTTGCTGACCACGAAGGGTCGCAAGTCCGGTCAGCCGCGCACCAAGGCGCTCGCGTACCTGACGTACGGAGACGCGAGCGTGGTCATCGGCTCGTTCGCTGGTGGCCCGAACCATCCGTCGTGGTGGCTCAACCTTCTGGCTGATCCTAGCGCCAAGATTCAGCGTGGCGCCGAGGTCCTCGAGGTTCGCGCCCGTGAAGCCGAGGGCGAAGAGCGTGAAAAGCTCTGGTCCGAGATGACCGCCATCGAGGATGGCTTCAACACTTACCAGGAGTGGACGAAGCGCAAGATCCCGGTCGTCGTGCTCGATCCCGTATAG
- a CDS encoding CoA transferase, which translates to MTVADHIGSQNLSNGTLATLFARERTGRGQKVEVSLVGGQIFAQCSDLLWASGRRYALVRSYDEITQDEALYENEYLQRIEQPEWGEITMVGCPIRMSDTPSRPGAIARNGANTPRRSSSTSAIRGRRLPRSARAAYCSRMTTIDWYGCATFCLKTAGMKIFLDAYIDRAANAQGTGLRADDVKECDWIVVGHSHFDHLYGAERIAANTGAKLIGSYETIRVMEQAGVSVGQMICVAGGETINLGNDVTVTAYPSQHSCVWSHTQMAPPGEVCIGDLGLTWQEQRARFEELIGYFANDLEKVAIEHLMASSQGDRGDGGALVYLFDTPDGRLLYQDTSGHWSGILNTLRPDVAILAAAGRGNVDGEPIQGSLAQFVARQADLLRPRRVILCHHDDWLPGFSIDTDVAPIREELALVAPGTELVTLSYLDGTEILPIR; encoded by the coding sequence GTGACGGTCGCCGACCACATCGGATCGCAGAATCTGAGCAACGGCACTCTAGCCACCCTGTTCGCACGCGAGCGAACGGGTCGCGGGCAGAAGGTCGAGGTCTCCCTCGTCGGCGGCCAGATCTTCGCGCAGTGCTCCGACCTTCTCTGGGCCAGCGGCCGTCGATACGCCCTCGTGCGGAGCTACGACGAGATCACGCAGGACGAAGCGCTCTACGAGAACGAGTACCTCCAGCGCATCGAGCAGCCCGAATGGGGAGAGATCACCATGGTCGGCTGCCCGATCCGCATGAGCGACACCCCGAGCCGACCGGGGGCGATCGCACGGAACGGGGCCAACACACCGAGGAGGTCCTCCTCGACCTCGGCTATTCGTGGGAGGAGATTGCCGCGCTCCGCGAGAGCGGCGTACTGTAGCCGCATGACGACGATCGACTGGTACGGGTGCGCCACGTTCTGCCTGAAGACGGCGGGCATGAAGATCTTCCTCGACGCCTACATCGATCGAGCCGCGAACGCGCAGGGCACGGGCCTTCGAGCGGACGACGTGAAGGAGTGCGACTGGATCGTCGTCGGACACTCCCACTTCGACCACCTCTACGGCGCCGAGCGCATCGCGGCGAACACGGGAGCCAAGCTGATCGGCAGCTACGAGACGATCCGCGTGATGGAGCAGGCGGGCGTTTCCGTCGGACAGATGATCTGCGTGGCCGGCGGGGAGACGATCAATCTCGGGAACGACGTGACGGTGACGGCGTACCCGAGCCAGCACTCGTGCGTCTGGTCGCACACGCAGATGGCTCCTCCGGGAGAGGTCTGTATCGGCGACCTCGGTCTCACCTGGCAGGAACAACGCGCCCGCTTCGAGGAACTCATCGGGTACTTCGCCAACGACCTCGAGAAGGTTGCGATCGAGCACCTCATGGCGAGCAGCCAGGGCGATCGCGGCGACGGCGGCGCGCTCGTCTACCTGTTCGACACGCCCGACGGGCGGCTCCTGTACCAGGACACGTCCGGTCACTGGAGCGGAATCCTGAACACGCTGCGACCGGACGTCGCGATCCTCGCGGCCGCCGGACGCGGGAATGTGGACGGGGAACCCATCCAAGGCTCACTCGCCCAGTTCGTTGCACGCCAGGCCGATCTCCTACGACCGCGCCGGGTGATCCTCTGCCATCACGACGACTGGCTGCCCGGGTTTTCCATCGACACGGACGTCGCTCCGATCCGCGAGGAACTCGCCCTCGTCGCCCCGGGCACCGAACTGGTGACGCTCTCGTACCTGGACGGGACCGAGATCCTCCCGATCCGCTGA
- a CDS encoding acyl-CoA/acyl-ACP dehydrogenase, with protein sequence MDFGLSEDQKLLERSLRGYLGDRVPITRVRELRSLDCPNERTIWKDLADLGATGILISEARGGSGLGLLDAALVAQSLGYAATPAPFLSSGVMAPHALGALDAGPVDGWLRAMATGDLVVGVAVTETFSVREDAGIELDGDVLRGKAMIALDAHGADLTLVALGRDRIAAVRSDASGLTTSRLPTTDQTRCTSELIFDGVRPEAVFDHAGEALSRMIDAGRIALAADTIGACESMIEQAVAYAKQRKQFGRIIGSFQAVKHMCAEMVADLEPARSLMWQAAHSFDTKPDDAPLMGCHVLAHASEIGREIASISTQVHGGTGWTDEQNLHFWFKRIGVARHLLGGPEYLRERAASLQELDVSA encoded by the coding sequence GTGGATTTTGGCCTCTCTGAAGATCAAAAGCTCCTCGAGAGGAGCCTTCGCGGATATCTCGGCGACCGGGTACCGATCACCCGCGTACGCGAGCTTCGCAGTCTCGATTGCCCGAACGAACGAACCATCTGGAAGGACCTGGCCGATCTGGGCGCCACCGGCATCCTCATCTCGGAAGCCCGGGGCGGGAGCGGTCTCGGACTCCTCGATGCGGCCCTCGTCGCGCAGTCTCTGGGCTACGCCGCGACGCCCGCCCCGTTTCTCTCGTCCGGAGTCATGGCACCGCATGCACTGGGCGCGCTCGACGCCGGGCCGGTCGACGGATGGCTGCGGGCCATGGCGACCGGAGATCTCGTCGTAGGCGTGGCGGTGACCGAGACGTTCTCGGTGCGCGAGGACGCGGGGATCGAGCTCGACGGTGACGTCCTGCGCGGGAAGGCGATGATCGCGCTCGACGCACACGGCGCGGATCTCACCCTCGTCGCGCTCGGTCGAGACCGGATCGCAGCCGTCCGCAGCGACGCGAGCGGACTCACTACGAGCCGGCTCCCGACGACGGACCAGACCCGCTGCACCTCCGAGTTGATCTTCGACGGCGTCCGCCCCGAAGCCGTGTTCGATCACGCCGGCGAGGCGCTCTCGCGCATGATCGACGCCGGACGCATCGCGCTCGCAGCGGACACCATCGGCGCGTGCGAGTCGATGATCGAACAGGCCGTTGCCTACGCGAAGCAACGCAAACAGTTCGGCCGCATCATCGGTTCGTTCCAGGCCGTGAAGCACATGTGCGCGGAGATGGTCGCGGACCTCGAGCCGGCGCGCTCACTGATGTGGCAGGCCGCGCACAGCTTCGACACGAAGCCCGATGACGCGCCGCTCATGGGATGCCACGTGCTCGCGCACGCTTCCGAGATCGGCCGAGAGATCGCGAGCATCTCCACGCAGGTCCATGGCGGTACAGGCTGGACCGACGAGCAGAACCTCCACTTCTGGTTCAAACGCATCGGAGTGGCGCGTCACCTCCTCGGCGGCCCGGAGTACCTCCGCGAACGAGCGGCCTCCCTGCAAGAACTGGACGTCAGCGCCTGA